One genomic window of Nicotiana sylvestris chromosome 10, ASM39365v2, whole genome shotgun sequence includes the following:
- the LOC104224926 gene encoding B3 domain-containing protein Os02g0598200-like → MVHQNEACEKCTQTCLLIHGQRDPSPIVNSFFKVMIDKRFSKVLYFPPRFARLVSHLTNQETYLEDSSGQKWKVGIRIHKGSLAIREGWHAFSSEHGLKIGDFLVFHYIQGQHFIVQIFGTSGCQKISFDNGTRTGKKRRRTNCKATSQDELLPEIDINSRKKWNSTHSDTAVPESEMADHEAVTTTFASTIDADTGILEIVHEAEAISNILQGEDGPRNHVSTNSISQRESSLVDEVPVEMELLSFQAPVHFLDIGITQTEKISEPVNDILLLGQKDENVHNMGLISSTSSAEKSGSHLVLPSNKESRCSNQATREKSNKASHIDKRELKEMAAKTDCSAEKLNGKEPKLIEKDGQGFLRAVSGNNKVIKSEPADSGDTSFPDAGNFSCLLRVDGRNFLELPQSWPQVLTGRKKLEHSTIYLQGPDDRPWPVTYHERAGTKVLASRWALFTAAYGIKPGDECRFQVLNLSERRFKVHIGHKLRCYSN, encoded by the exons TACTTTCCCCCCAGATTTGCCCGATTGGTATCTCACTTGACTAATCAAGAAACTTATCTGGAGGACTCAAGTGGTCAGAAATGGAAGGTGGGAATACGTATTCATAAGGGTTCGCTTGCAATTAGAGAGGGATGGCATGCATTTTCATCAGAACATGGTCTGAAAATTGGGGACTTCTTGGTTTTCCACTATATTCAGGGACAGCACTTTATTGTTCAAATATTTGGAACAAGTGGTTGTCAAAAGATCAGCTTTGACAATGGCACTCGCACAGGGAAGAAAAGGCGAAGAACTAATTGTAAAGCAACTTCCCAAGATGAGCTGCTACCGGAAATtgacataaattcaagaaaaaagtGGAATTCAACACACTCAGATACAGCTGTACCAGAGTCTGAAATGGCTGATCACGAGGCAGTGACCACAACTTTTGCATCAACCATAGATGCTGACACTGGAATCCTAGAAATAGTTCACGAAGCAGAAGCAATCAGCAATATTCTACAAGGTGAAGATGGACCTCGTAATCATGTTAGCACCAATTCAATATCACAAAGGGAGTCAAGTTTAGTAGATGAGGTTCCTGTTGAGATGGAGCTCTTAAGCTTTCAAGCACCTGTGCACTTCCTTGACATTGGAATCACTCAGACTGAAAAAATTTCTGAACCAGTGAACGATATTTTACTTTTGGGCCAAAAAGATGAAAATGTCCATAATATGGGTCTTATCTCTAGCACGTCTTCAGCTGAAAAAAGTG GTAGTCATTTGGTCTTGCCATCTAATAAAGAAAGTCGCTGCAGCAATCAAGCTACCAGAGAGAAATCCAATAAAGCATCTCATATTG ATAAGAGAGAACTGAAGGAGATGGCAGCGAAAACAGATTGCTCTGCTGAAAAGCTAAATG GAAAAGAGCCAAAATTAATAGAGAAAGATGGTCAAGGTTTTCTAAGGGCTGTAAGTGGTAATAACAAAGTTATCAAAAGTGAGCCTGCTGATTCAGGAGATACATCATTTCCTGATGCTGGCAACTTCTCATGTTTGCTACGGGTGGATGGTCGAAATTTTCTG GAATTACCACAAAGCTGGCCGCAAGTTCTGACAGGCAGGAAAAAGCTGGAACATAGTACTATTTATCTCCAAGGACCAGATGATAGACCCTGGCCTGTCACCTATCATGAGAGAGCAGGTACTAAGGTTTTGGCGAGTCGCTGGGCATTATTTACCGCAGCATATGGCATTAAGCCGGGGGATGAATGTCGATTCCAAGTTTTAAATCTGTCAGAACGTAGATTTAAGGTACACATAGGCCACAAGTTAAGATGTTACTCAAACTAG